The genomic segment GTTCAACCGCGCCGCACCGGAAAAGAGCCTGATGCTGCTCAAGCCGGCCGGGGCCGTGCCGCACCAGGGCGGCGTCACCATGCAGGCCGGCGATCCGAACTACGAACTGATCCGCCGGTGGATCGCCCAGGGCGTGAAGCTCGACCTGGACGCCCCGCGCGTGAAATCGGTCGACATCCTTCCGAAGGACCCGATCGTCTCGCGGATCGGCCAGAAACAGCAGTTCAGCGTGGTCGCGACCTACGCCGACGGGCGCGTCCGCGACGTGACGGCCGAGGCGTTCATCGAGTCGAGCAACACCGAGGTCGCGACGGTCGATAAGACCGCGCTGGTCACCACCGCCCGCCGCGGCGAGGCGACCATGCTCGCCCGCTACGAGGGCGCCTACGCCGCCAGCACCGTGGTCATCATGGGCGACCGCTCGGGGTTCGTGTGGGAGCAGCGGCCGGTCCACAACTACATCGACGGCCTGGTGGACGCGAAGCTCAAGAAGGTCCGGGTGCAGGCCAGCGACCTGGCCGACGACGCGACGTTCCTCCGCCGCGTGTACCTCGACCTCACGGGGCTGCCGCCGACGGCCGAGGAGGTGACCGCGTTCGTGAGCGACTCGCGCAGCAGTCGTGAGAAGCGCGACGCGGTGATCGACCGGCTCGTCGGGAGCGACCCCTACGTCGAACACTGGTCGAACAAGTGGGCCGACATGCTGATGGTGAACCGGAAGTTCCTCGGCGACGTCGGCGCGGTGGCGTTCCGCAAGTGGATCCGCGACCGCGTGGCGGAGAACAAGCCCTACGACCAGTTCGCTTACGACATCCTCACCGCCACCGGGTCCAACGTCGCGAACCCGCCGGCCGCGTACTTCAAGACGCTCCGCTCGGCCGACACCGTGATGGAGAACACGACCCAACTGTTCCTGGCGGTGCGGTTCAACTGCAACAAGTGCCACGACCACCCGTTCGAGAAGTGGACCCAGGACCAGTACTTCGCCCTGGCGGCGTACTTCGCCCAGGTCGGCCGCGCCCCCGATCAGAAGTACCCCGGTACCATCGGCGGCACCGCAGTGGAGGGCGCGAAGCCGCTCGCCGAACTCATCACCGACCAGAAGGGCGGCGAGATCAAGCACGAGCGCACCAACGAGGTCGCGAAGCCGACGTTCCCGTACCCGGTGAAGGTCAGCTTCGCGGCCGAAGCGCCGCGCCGCGCCCAGGTGGCGGCGTGGATCACGTCGCCGCAGAACCAGTACTTCGCCAAGAGCTACGTCAACCGCGTGTGGAGCTACCTGCTCGGCGTGGGGCTGATCGAACCGATCGACGACATCCGCGCCGGCAACCCGCCGACCAACCCGCAACTGCTCGACGCGCTAACGGACGACTTCATCAAGGGCGGGTTCGACACGCAGAAACTCGTGAGGACGATCTGCAAGAGCCGCACGTACCAACTGTCACTCGCGACGAACAAGTGGAACAAGGACGACGAGATCAACTACTCGCACGCGACGGCCCGGCGGCTGCCGGCCGAGGTGCTGTTCGACACGATCCACAAGGCGACCGGGTCCCAGAGCCGCCTGCCCGGCCTGCCGCCCGGCGCCCGGGCCGCGCAGCTCGTCGATAGCAACGTCGACCTGCCCGGCGGGTTCCTCGACCTGTTCAACAAGCCGGTGCGGGAGAGCTCGTGCGAGTGCGAGCGCGGCACCGGGCTCAACCTGGGGCCGGTCCTCGCGATGGTGAACGGGCCGATCGTCGGTGAGGCCGTGAAGGACCCCAACAACCGCATCAACAGGCTCGTTCTGGCCGAAAAGGACGACGCCAAGGTGGCCGACGAGATCTACCTCACGATCCTGAACCGGCGGCCGACCGCAAAGGAGCGGGCCGCCGCGATCGGCGCCATTCGCGCCGCCGCCGGCGACCACGCCGCGATGATGGCCGAGTACAAGCCGAAGGCCGACGCCTTCGAGGCGTACACGCGCACCCTCGCCGCCAAGCAACAGGCGTGGGAAGAGGCGATGAAGGCCCAGAAGCCGAGCCAGTGGCACGCGCTCGATGTCCGGCGGGCGGAGTCGAAGCAGGGCAACCCCGGGAGCGCGAAGGACGGGGCCACGCTGACCATCAACAAGGACGGGTCGGTTCTCGCGACCGGCAAGACCGGCGACATTGACGTCTACACCGTGTCGGGCCTGACCCTGGTGGACGCGCCGATCACCGCGATCCGGCTCGACGTGCTGGCCGATCCGGGCCTCCCGGTGAAGGGGCCGGGCCGCGCCGATAACGGCAACTTCGTGCTGAACGAGTTCCGCGTCAGCGCCAAGCCGCTCGACAAGCCGGACGCCAACGCGACTCAGGTCAAGCTGACCGGCGCCCAGGCGGTCTTCTCGCAGGACGGGTACCCCGTCGCTCACGCGATCGACGGCAACCCGGGGACCGGCTGGGCGACGGCCCCGCGGTTCGGTCAGGACAACGCCGCGCTGTTCAAGTTCGACAAGCCGGTGAGCGGCCCGGCGGGCGTGTCCTTCACCGCTGTTCTCGACCAGCGGTTCGGCCAGAAGCACGTCATCGGCAAGTTCCGCCTGTCGGTCACCACGGACGCGAACCCGAAGCTCGGCAGCCCGCTGACGGCGGAACAGGTCGCCGCGATCGACACCCCCGCCGGCCAACGCACCCCGGCGCAGACGGACATGCTGCGGCGAATGTACCTGGCGCAAGACAAGGAGTACGCCCGGCTGGCCCAGGACGCCGCGAACCCGCCCCCGGCGGACGCCCGCGTGCTGGGCGCGCAGGATCTCGTGTGGGCGCTCATTAACACGCCGGCGTTCCTGTTCAACCGGTGATTGCACAGAAACCGCCCCGGTACCGGCGTCTAGCACCGCGGAACGGCATTGCGGGGCAACCGTCCGGCAAATCACGTTGTCCAAGGAGTGCCGCGGGGCTCACTCGGCCCCGCTGGTCCCATCTCTTTTTCGGGAGTCAGGGGTTTGCGTCCTGCTGCGCCCGGTCTCCCTTTCAGTGCTCCAATAGAGGAGCCCGTTGGTGCGGTGTCATTGAAGCGAACCCGGCCCGCAAGGGCCGGGGGTGGCGCGAGTCGGGACCGGTGCGCTCGACCCACGGGCCTTGCGGCCCGGGTTCGCCTGATCCGGATACGCGCCCCGCGGTCCCTCCGAAGCACACCCGGAAATGCGACACCACCAGCGGGTTTGGGTACAAGAGCGCCCCTTCTGAATGATCCGCAAATAGAAATGGTCCCCTACTGAGAAGGGCACAGCCGGACCACGTGCAGCTGAATCCGCAGAAACAGGACAAATTCATCTTGTTTCCATTTTCGTCCTCGATACGGCACGCTTACCCTCGGGAGCGATAAGCGGGTTCTGTGTTTCTGGACAATTTGTTGGGCGCGTCGGCGATTCCGCGCACCGCGGGCGCGTGTGAGCGCAATATGGTGCGGACAAGCACCGAGGGCCGAACGATGTCCGGAACGGGAACCGGCAACAACGTCAGTCGGTGGATGGATCAGTTCGCTGATACCGGCGCGACCGACCGCGAACTCCTCCGTCGGTACACGGAACACGCGGACCAGGGCGCGTTCGAGGTCCTGGTCCGTCGGCACCACGACCTGGTTCTGGCGGCCTCGGCACGGGTACTCGCCGACCCGAACGACGTCGCCGACGCCGTTCAGGCCACCTTTCTGATCCTCGTCCGCCGCGCCCGGCGAACGGACTGGCGGCCGAACCTCGGGCCGTGGTTGTACGGGGTGGCGCACCGGGTCTCGGTACGACTACAGGCGCGGAGCTGGCGGCGCCCCGTGCCGCTCGGAGGCGCCGATCCGGTCGCCCCGTCGGTCGGGCCGGATCTGAGCCGGTCGGAGGCGTGCGCGCTGCTGCACGCGGAACTGGAC from the Frigoriglobus tundricola genome contains:
- a CDS encoding DUF1549 domain-containing protein, whose product is MKLSRLLTLAVGFVALGAPAFAQETIPDGAKVTKLDVRPAKVELNGPFAYTQLLVTATLDTGETIDATRLAQITPPKGATVSAAGQVRPVTDGSGEIGVALAGATTAVPLTVRGASSEPPVSFVTDVQPVLGKLGCNAGTCHGAQAGKNGFKLSLRGYDSIYDFRALTDDLEGRRFNRAAPEKSLMLLKPAGAVPHQGGVTMQAGDPNYELIRRWIAQGVKLDLDAPRVKSVDILPKDPIVSRIGQKQQFSVVATYADGRVRDVTAEAFIESSNTEVATVDKTALVTTARRGEATMLARYEGAYAASTVVIMGDRSGFVWEQRPVHNYIDGLVDAKLKKVRVQASDLADDATFLRRVYLDLTGLPPTAEEVTAFVSDSRSSREKRDAVIDRLVGSDPYVEHWSNKWADMLMVNRKFLGDVGAVAFRKWIRDRVAENKPYDQFAYDILTATGSNVANPPAAYFKTLRSADTVMENTTQLFLAVRFNCNKCHDHPFEKWTQDQYFALAAYFAQVGRAPDQKYPGTIGGTAVEGAKPLAELITDQKGGEIKHERTNEVAKPTFPYPVKVSFAAEAPRRAQVAAWITSPQNQYFAKSYVNRVWSYLLGVGLIEPIDDIRAGNPPTNPQLLDALTDDFIKGGFDTQKLVRTICKSRTYQLSLATNKWNKDDEINYSHATARRLPAEVLFDTIHKATGSQSRLPGLPPGARAAQLVDSNVDLPGGFLDLFNKPVRESSCECERGTGLNLGPVLAMVNGPIVGEAVKDPNNRINRLVLAEKDDAKVADEIYLTILNRRPTAKERAAAIGAIRAAAGDHAAMMAEYKPKADAFEAYTRTLAAKQQAWEEAMKAQKPSQWHALDVRRAESKQGNPGSAKDGATLTINKDGSVLATGKTGDIDVYTVSGLTLVDAPITAIRLDVLADPGLPVKGPGRADNGNFVLNEFRVSAKPLDKPDANATQVKLTGAQAVFSQDGYPVAHAIDGNPGTGWATAPRFGQDNAALFKFDKPVSGPAGVSFTAVLDQRFGQKHVIGKFRLSVTTDANPKLGSPLTAEQVAAIDTPAGQRTPAQTDMLRRMYLAQDKEYARLAQDAANPPPADARVLGAQDLVWALINTPAFLFNR